The following are encoded in a window of Rosa chinensis cultivar Old Blush chromosome 4, RchiOBHm-V2, whole genome shotgun sequence genomic DNA:
- the LOC112196296 gene encoding probable inactive purple acid phosphatase 1, with protein sequence MMGRLRKMKVVVTLFAITLVLATVEEVRSDGDQPLSKIAVHRALSALHDRAYVKASPELLGLKGETSVWVNLQFSSPHPSYDDWIGVFSPANFSASTCAAENSLMTAPFLCSAPIKYQYANYSSPKYQDTGTGSLKLQLINQRSDFSFALFSGGLSNPKLVAISGRVTFANPKAPVYPRLAQGKMWNEMTVTWTSGYALGEATPFVEWGEKGGDLVRSPAGTLTFDRNSMCGAPARTVGWRDPGYIHTAFLKELWPNTVYIYKLGHKLSDGSYVFSRQYQFRASPYPGQNSPQSIVIFGDMGKDEEDGSNEYNNFQRGSLNTTKQLIRDLKNIDIVFHIGDICYANGYLSQWDQFTAQVEPIASSVPYMVASGNHERDWPNSGSFFGRTDSGGECGVLAQNMFYVPAENREKFWYSTDYGMFRFCIADTEHDWREGTEQYKFIENCFATVDRQKQPWLIFLAHRVLGYSSASFYVAEGSFEEPMGRESLQKLWQKYKVDIAVYGHVHNYERTCPIYENICTSKEKQNYVGNLNGTIHVVAGGGGASLATFAPINTTWSIFKDYDYGFVKMTAFDHSNLLFEYKKSSDGKVYDSFRISKNYRDILACSVDSCPCTAMAS encoded by the exons ATGATGGGCAGGTTGAGAAAGATGAAAGTTGTTGTTACCTTGTTTGCAATCACATTGGTGCTTGCAACAGTTGAGGAGGTGAGGTCTGATGGAGATCAGCCCTTGTCCAAAATTGCGGTTCACCGGGCGTTATCTGCTCTTCATGACAGAGCTTATGTTAAAGCCTCCCCTGAGCTTCTTGGACTGAAG GGGGAAACTTCAGTTTGGGTAAATCTGCAGTTCAGTTCTCCTCACCCTTCATATGATGATTGGATTGGAGTATTTTCTCCTGCAAATTTCAG TGCTTCAACCTGCGCTGCAGAAAATTCTTTGATGACTGCTCCATTTTTATGTTCTGCACCAATTAAG TACCAGTATGCAAATTACTCTAGTCCGAAGTACCAAGATACAGGGACAGGCTCCTTGAAGTTACAGTTGATTAACCAGAGATCAGACTTCTCTTTTGCACTATTCTCCGGTGGATTGTCAAAC CCAAAGCTGGTGGCAATCTCTGGTAGAGTAACATTCGCCAATCCAAAAGCTCCAGTTTATCCACGCTTAGCACAAGGGAAAATGTGGAATGAG ATGACTGTAACATGGACAAGTGGATATGCTCTAGGGGAAGCAACACCTTTTGTTGAATGGGGTGAGAAAGGAGGAGACCTTGTGAGATCCCCAGCTGGGACTTTGACCTTCGATCGCAACAGCATGTGTG GTGCACCAGCAAGAACAGTAGGATGGCGAGATCCTGGATATATACACACTGCTTTTCTGAAGGAATTGTGGCCCAATACAGT GTATATCTACAAACTAGGACACAAATTGTCAGATGGTTCATATGTTTTCAGTCGACAATACCAGTTCAGAGCCTCTCCTTATCCTGGACAAAATTCTCCTCAAAGTATTGTTATATTTGGTGACATGGGAAAG GATGAAGAGGATGGTTCCAATGAATACAACAATTTCCAGAGAGGCTCTCTCAACACTACTAAGCAGCTTATTCGAGACCTGAAAAACATTGATATTGTGTTCCATATTGGAGATATATGTTACGCAAATGGTTACCTTTCACAATGGGACCAATTTACTGCACAGGTTGAGCCAATAGCATCTTCTGTTCCTTACATGGTTGCAAG TGGAAATCACGAGCGTGACTGGCCTAATTCAGGTTCCTTTTTTGGAAGGACAGATTCAGGAGGGGAATGCGGTGTCTTAGCCCAGAACATGTTTTATGTCCCTGCTGAGAACAGGGAAAAATTCTG GTATTCCACTGACTATGGCATGTTCCGGTTCTGCATAGCCGACACAGAACATGATTGGAGAGAAGGAACAGAGCAGTACAAGTTCATTGAGAACTGCTTTGCAACAGTTGATAGACAAAAGCAACCATGGCTGATATTTCTTGCACATCGGGTATTGGGTTACTCTTCTGCGAGCTTTTATGTAGCTGAAGGATCGTTTGAGGAACCAATGGGAAGGGAGAGCCTTCAGAAACTATGGCAGAAATACAAGGTTGACATTGCCGTATATGGCCATGTGCACAATTATGAAAGGACATGTCCCATTTACGAG AATATCTGCACTAGCAAGGAGAAGCAAAATTACGTAGGTAATCTGAATGGGACAATCCATGTGGTTGCTGGCGGTGGAGGAGCAAGTCTTGCAACCTTTGCTCCTATTAATACGACATGGAGTATCTTTAAGGACTATGACTATGGATTTGTcaaaatgactgcatttgatCACTCAAACCTGTTGTTCGAGTACAAGAAGAGCAGCGATGGAAAGGTTTATGACTCTTTCAGAATATCCAAGAATTACAGAGACATCTTGGCCTGCAGTGTTGATAGTTGCCCATGTACAGCAATGGCATCTTGA
- the LOC112199707 gene encoding 40S ribosomal protein S20-1: MATAAYQVPTKSAKLGLEEQNQEPIRKIRITLSSKKVKNVEKVCSDLIKRAKQHPDSIRTKGPVRMPTKTLRITTRKAPCGEGTNTWDRFEMRIHKRVIDLFTTPGTVRKITEIDMEPGVEVEVTIGDI; encoded by the exons ATGGCTACGGCGGCATACCAAGTTCCCACCAAGTCTGCAAAGCTTGGTTTGGAGGAGCAAAACCAAGAGCCGATTCGTAAGATTAGGATCACACTCTCCTCCAAGAAAGTGAAGAACGTTGAGAAAG TATGCAGTGATCTCATAAAGAGAGCCAAGCAACATCCTGATTCCATCAGGACTAAGGGTCCAGTGCGGATGCCCACTAAGACTCTTCGCATCACTACTAGGAAGGCCCCTTGTGGAGAAG GAACCAACACCTGGGATAGGTTCGAGATGCGTATACACAAAAGAGTGATCGACCTCTTCACCACTCCAGGGACGGTCAGGAAGATTACTGAAATTGACATGGAACCAGGCGTGGAGGTTGAAGTTACTATTGGTGACATTTGA
- the LOC112200246 gene encoding uncharacterized protein LOC112200246 — MPSASETLLLSTIFLLLTPPIHTASSIIYKTCRDTCGTIPVKFPFGTGFGCGHPDFTRYIKCTNLDTLQFTTGTGIYTISSIDYTSNTIIVADPLMSTCSSMQNSGSFSLDKASPFTIRDENIFVLLGCSTTSPVFDPSEDLCNTGSASRVCRGLYSCKGVSGIGLQQNAPISTCCVYDDSVAGFGSGYALDLPKLQCSSYTSVYEFGDEGDPTKWKFGISLQYNDSYYTRPCKDCEASGGLCGFAATDQSFACICRSGMNTTTNCFGQGSAWSGSGTLEPRVQIKTIIGGFLLSWVLLFVRSR; from the exons ATGCCGTCTGCCTCAGAAACCTTGCTCCTCTCCACCATTTTCCTCTTGCTAACTCCTCCGATCCACACCGCCTCTTCCATAATCTACAAGACATGCCGTGACACATGCGGCACAATCCCTGTCAAGTTCCCATTCGGCACCGGATTCGGCTGCGGCCACCCGGACTTCACCAGGTACATCAAATGCACCAACCTAGACACTCTTCAGttcaccaccggaaccggcaTTTACACCATTTCCTCCATAGACTACACCAGCAACACTATCATAGTCGCAGACCCGCTAATGTCAACATGCTCCTCCATGCAAAACTCCGGTAGCTTCAGCTTGGACAAGGCCAGCCCTTTCACTATAAGAGATGAGAACATCTTTGTTCTTCTCGGCTGCTCCACAACATCTCCTGTTTTCGATCCAAGTGAAGATCTGTGTAACACGGGCTCGGCTTCTCGGGTTTGTAGAGGGTTATACTCCTGCAAAGGGGTGTCTGGAATAGGGTTGCAGCAGAATGCGCCGATATCTACTTGTTGTGTTTATGATGATTCTGTTgctgggttcgggtcgggttatGCGTTGGATCTTCCCAAGCTGCAATGCTCGTCTTATACATCGGTTTATGAGTTTGGAGACGAAGGGGATCCGACGAAATGGAAATTTGGGATTTCTTTGCAGTATAATGATTCTTATTATACTAGACCCTGCAAGGATTGTGAGGCGAGTGGAGGGTTGTGTGGCTTTGCTGCTACGGATCAGTCTTTTGCTTGTATATGCCGGAGTGGGATGAACACCACCACAAATTGCTTTGGTCAAG GGTCTGCTTGGAGTGGGAGTGGGACATTGGAGCCCAGAGTTCAAATTAAAACCATTATTGGAG GATTTTTGCTCTCATGGGTCTTACTATTTGTAAGGAGCAGATAA
- the LOC112200546 gene encoding pentatricopeptide repeat-containing protein At1g69290 — protein sequence MWRKAFTLLQRRPFSSSPEIPTLYSFLQPSIFALKNPPSSSSSHSDLPTSPPKTLTPDHVTTLQTTLHKSLLTHNTDEAWKSFKSLTGSSVFPSKSLTNSLITHLASLGDIHNLKRAFASVVYVVEKSPELLEFETVGSVLGAMKCANTAAPAFALIQCMFKNRFFLPFSVWGSVVVEISRKNGNFAAFLRVFEENCRVALDEKMEFMKPDLAACNAALEGCCCELESVSGAEKVVETMAVLGVRPDESSFGFLAYLYALKGLGEKISELEGLMGGFGFSDKRVFRNNLINGYVKSGKLEFVSATILQGLREGDGECLDLDGETYCRVVKGFLDNGKVKELATLIIEAQNLESSTVVVDRSVGYGIVNACVGIGLSDKAHSILDEMNAQGGTLGLGVHVPILKAYCKEHRTAEATQLVMDISNSGLKLDMETYDTLIEASMSSQDFQSAFSLFRDMREARTPDLKGSYLTIMTGLMENHRPELMAAFLDEVVEDPRIEVGTHDWNSIIHAFCKAGRLEDARRTFRRMIFLQYKPNDQTYLSLISGYVSVEKYFCVLMLWHEVKRNISVDGERGLKFDHNMVDAFLYALVKGGFFDAVMQVVEKSQEMKIFVDKWRYKQAFMETHKKLKVSKLRKRSFRKMEALVAFKNWAGLNA from the coding sequence ATGTGGAGAAAAGCCTTCACTTTGCTTCAACGCAGACCCTTTTCCTCTTCCCCTGAAATCCCGACCCTCTATTCCTTTCTCCAACCTTCAATCTTCGCCCTTAAAAACccaccatcttcttcctcatcccACTCTGACCTCCCAACCTCAcctcccaaaaccctaaccccaGACCACGTCACCACTCTACAGACCACCCTCCACAAATCCCTATTGACCCACAACACCGATGAGGCGTGGAAGTCCTTCAAGTCCCTCACAGGCAGCTCTGTTTTCCCAAGTAAGTCCCTCACTAATTCTCTGATAACCCACTTAGCTTCATTGGGGGACATTCATAATCTGAAGAGGGCTTTTGCTTCTGTGGTTTATGTGGTGGAGAAAAGCCCAGAACTTTTGGAGTTTGAAACTGTTGGGTCTGTTTTGGGTGCTATGAAATGTGCCAATACTGCGGCCCCTGCTTTTGCTTTGATTCAATGCATGTTCAAGAACAGGTTTTTCCTGCCTTTTAGTGTGTGGGGGAGTGTTGTGGTTGAGATTAGTAGGAAAAATGGTAACTTTGCTGCGTTTTTACGGGTTTTCGAAGAGAATTGTAGGGTTGCTTTAGATGAGAAGATGGAGTTTATGAAGCCGGATTTGGCTGCTTGCAATGCAGCTTTGGAGGGGTGTTGTTGTGAGCTTGAATCGGTGAGTGGGGCCGAGAAAGTTGTGGAGACAATGGCGGTTTTGGGTGTGAGGCCTGATGAATCCAGTTTTGGATTTCTTGCTTATTTGTATGCATTGAAGGGTTTGGGGGAGAAGATAAGTGAGTTGGAGGGTTTGATGGGTGGGTTTGGTTTTTCGGATAAAAGGGTGTTTCGGAATAATTTGATCAATGGGTATGTTAAGTCGGGCAAATTAGAATTTGTTTCAGCAACTATTCTGCAGGGTTTAAGAGAAGGTGATGGGGAATGCTTGGATTTGGATGGAGAAACGTATTGTCGAGTTGTTAAAGGATTTCTTGATAACGGAAAGGTGAAAGAGTTGGCAACTTTGATTATTGAAGCTCAGAATCTAGAGTCTTCAACAGTTGTGGTTGATAGATCAGTTGGTTATGGTATTGTTAATGCTTGCGTTGGTATTGGATTATCAGATAAAGCACACAGCATTCTTGATGAAATGAATGCTCAGGGCGGTACTTTGGGGCTTGGTGTGCATGTGCCAATATTGAAGGCTTATTGCAAAGAGCATAGAACTGCTGAAGCCACTCAACTGGTCATGGATATTAGTAACTCAGGGCTTAAGTTGGACATGGAAACATATGATACTCTAATAGAAGCATCTATGTCTAGTCAAGATTTTCAATCagccttttctttgtttaggGACATGAGAGAAGCAAGAACACCTGACTTAAAGGGTAGTTACCTGACAATTATGACAGGCTTAATGGAAAATCACCGGCCAGAGTTGATGGCAGCTTTCTTAGATGAGGTTGTGGAGGACCCTCGAATTGAAGTGGGTACCCATGACTGGAATTCAATTATTCATGCCTTTTGTAAAGCTGGGCGACTAGAAGATGCGAGGAGGACTTTTAGAAGGATGATATTCTTGCAGTATAAACCTAATGACCAGACATATTTGTCATTAATTAGTGGGTATGTTTCTGTGGAGAAATACTTttgtgttttgatgttgtggCATGAGGTGAAGAGAAACATTTCAGTTGATGGAGAGAGGGGGCTTAAATTTGATCACAACATGGTTGATGCATTCCTGTATGCTCTTGTTAAGGGAGGCTTTTTTGATGCAGTAATGCAAGTCGTCGAGAAATCTCAAGAGATGAAAATCTTTGTGgataaatggaggtacaagcaGGCATTCATGGAAACCCATAAGAAGCTTAAAGTGTCAAAGTTGAGAAAGAGGAGTTTCAGGAAAATGGAAGCACTTGTTGCTTTCAAGAATTGGGCTGGTCTCAATGCATGA
- the LOC112196893 gene encoding protein root UVB sensitive 3 isoform X1 yields the protein MEVSSAISEIILEEWNGSSSTKLSRTATITSSPSLCIQRSGNRFHHVWRRVLQAFVPEGFPSSVTPDYVPFQMWDSLQGLSTYIRMMLSTQALLGAIGVGEKSATVIGATFQWFLRDLTGMLGGILFTFYQGSNLDSNAKMWRLVADLMNDLAMLMDLVSPLFPSAFVFVVCLGSLSRSFTGVASGATRAALTQHFALQNNAADISAKEGSQETMATMIGMALGMLLARVTMEHPLAIWFSFLSLTVFHMYANYKAVRCLALNSLNPQRCSILLQHFMKTGKVLSPEQVSKMEHVLPIWASSWSSKNSESMNVDISLGVRVSSLNHLELRELLHSAGFHYKKAKYLLVERKGIVCIVMHKDSAATDVLQSFFHANAMANLMDKHRSLHSESQSWMDKHYEAFIQKLKVSGWKTERLLSPTIIWKANWICGSSDGKID from the exons ATGGAGGTATCGTCGGCAATATCGGAGATTATATTGGAAGAATGGAATGGTTCATCTTCAACCAAACTCTCCAGAACTGCCACTATAACTTCGTCTCCTTCACTCTGCATCCAAAG ATCCGGGAACCGGTTCCACCATGTTTGGCGGCGAGTTCTTCAAGCTTTTGTACCTGAG GGCTTTCCCAGTAGTGTTACTCCAGATTATGTCCCTTTTCAAATGTGGGATTCACTTCAG GGTCTTTCTACTTACATAAGGATGATGCTTTCTACCCAA GCTCTGCTGGGAGCTATTGGGGTCGGTGAGAAATCAGCCACTGTGATTGGTGCCACCTTTCAG TGGTTCTTGAGGGACTTGACTGGAATGCTGGGAGGTATCTTATTCACATTTTATCAG GGCTCAAATCTGGATAGCAATGCTAAAATGTGGCGCTTAGTTGCAGATCTTATGAATGACCTTG CAATGTTGATGGACCTTGTTTCGCCTTTGTTTCCATCTGCTTTTGTGTTTGTGGTCTGTCTAGGAAGCCTATCGAGATCATTCA CCGGTGTTGCAAGTGGAGCAACTAGAGCTGCTTTGACACAACATTTTGCTCTTCAGAATAACGCTGCAGATATATCTGCCAAG GAAGGAAGTCAAGAaacaatggcaacaatgatTGGTATGGCACTGGGCATGCTTCTTGCTCGTGTAACTATGGAGCACCCACTAGctatttggttttcttttttgtctctcACCGTGTTCCATATGTATG CAAACTACAAGGCTGTCCGGTGCCTTGCATTAAATTCTTTGAACCCTCAGAGGTGCTCAATTCTTTTGCAGCATTTTATGAAAACCGGCAAAG TTCTCTCACCTGAACAGGTATCTAAGATGGAGCATGTTTTACCCATATGGGCATCTTCATGGAGCTCAAAGAATTCAGAGTCGATGAATGTGGATATATCTCTAGGTGTCAGGGTCTCCTCACTAAATCACCTGGAACT GAGGGAGTTATTGCATTCTGCGGGCTTTCATTACAAGAAAG CCAAGTACTTGCtggtggaaaggaaaggaattGTCTGCATTGTTATGCACAAAGATTCTGCTGCCACAGATGTCTTGCAGTCATTTTTTCATGCAAATGCAATGGCAAATCTAATGGATAAACACCGAAGTCTTCATTCTGAAAGCCAATCATGGATGGATAAACATTATGAAGCTTTCATTCAAAAG TTAAAGGTATCTGGTTGGAAAACAGAACGTCTTTTATCACCAACGATCATTTGGAAGGCAAACTGGATCTGTGGGTCTTCTGATGGCAAGATTGACTAG
- the LOC112196893 gene encoding protein root UVB sensitive 3 isoform X2 has translation MEVSSAISEIILEEWNGSSSTKLSRTATITSSPSLCIQRSGNRFHHVWRRVLQAFVPEGFPSSVTPDYVPFQMWDSLQGLSTYIRMMLSTQALLGAIGVGEKSATVIGATFQWFLRDLTGMLGGILFTFYQGSNLDSNAKMWRLVADLMNDLAMLMDLVSPLFPSAFVFVVCLGSLSRSFTNYKAVRCLALNSLNPQRCSILLQHFMKTGKVLSPEQVSKMEHVLPIWASSWSSKNSESMNVDISLGVRVSSLNHLELRELLHSAGFHYKKAKYLLVERKGIVCIVMHKDSAATDVLQSFFHANAMANLMDKHRSLHSESQSWMDKHYEAFIQKLKVSGWKTERLLSPTIIWKANWICGSSDGKID, from the exons ATGGAGGTATCGTCGGCAATATCGGAGATTATATTGGAAGAATGGAATGGTTCATCTTCAACCAAACTCTCCAGAACTGCCACTATAACTTCGTCTCCTTCACTCTGCATCCAAAG ATCCGGGAACCGGTTCCACCATGTTTGGCGGCGAGTTCTTCAAGCTTTTGTACCTGAG GGCTTTCCCAGTAGTGTTACTCCAGATTATGTCCCTTTTCAAATGTGGGATTCACTTCAG GGTCTTTCTACTTACATAAGGATGATGCTTTCTACCCAA GCTCTGCTGGGAGCTATTGGGGTCGGTGAGAAATCAGCCACTGTGATTGGTGCCACCTTTCAG TGGTTCTTGAGGGACTTGACTGGAATGCTGGGAGGTATCTTATTCACATTTTATCAG GGCTCAAATCTGGATAGCAATGCTAAAATGTGGCGCTTAGTTGCAGATCTTATGAATGACCTTG CAATGTTGATGGACCTTGTTTCGCCTTTGTTTCCATCTGCTTTTGTGTTTGTGGTCTGTCTAGGAAGCCTATCGAGATCATTCA CAAACTACAAGGCTGTCCGGTGCCTTGCATTAAATTCTTTGAACCCTCAGAGGTGCTCAATTCTTTTGCAGCATTTTATGAAAACCGGCAAAG TTCTCTCACCTGAACAGGTATCTAAGATGGAGCATGTTTTACCCATATGGGCATCTTCATGGAGCTCAAAGAATTCAGAGTCGATGAATGTGGATATATCTCTAGGTGTCAGGGTCTCCTCACTAAATCACCTGGAACT GAGGGAGTTATTGCATTCTGCGGGCTTTCATTACAAGAAAG CCAAGTACTTGCtggtggaaaggaaaggaattGTCTGCATTGTTATGCACAAAGATTCTGCTGCCACAGATGTCTTGCAGTCATTTTTTCATGCAAATGCAATGGCAAATCTAATGGATAAACACCGAAGTCTTCATTCTGAAAGCCAATCATGGATGGATAAACATTATGAAGCTTTCATTCAAAAG TTAAAGGTATCTGGTTGGAAAACAGAACGTCTTTTATCACCAACGATCATTTGGAAGGCAAACTGGATCTGTGGGTCTTCTGATGGCAAGATTGACTAG